Proteins from a single region of Streptomyces spectabilis:
- the trmB gene encoding tRNA (guanosine(46)-N7)-methyltransferase TrmB encodes MSENSRPKGAPRFPEGPVPDPSGGRFERRIRSFTPRRSRVTTAQGDALQRLWPKWGFDIDGAKVLDLGELFGSDAPVVLEIGFGMGEATAQMAAADPDTNILAVDVHTPGQGNLLNLAERNGLSNIRVANGDAVILLREMLAPESLDGARVYFPDPWPKARHNKRRLIQPEFLTLLAPRLKPGAVLHCATDWEPYAEHMLEVLGAHPDFENTRADGGYAPRPDFRPLTRFEGQGLRKGHVVNDLLFRRAATLAQG; translated from the coding sequence GTGTCTGAGAACTCCCGCCCGAAGGGCGCCCCCCGCTTCCCCGAAGGTCCCGTGCCCGACCCCTCCGGGGGCCGGTTCGAGCGGCGGATCCGCAGCTTCACGCCGCGCCGCAGCCGGGTCACCACCGCGCAGGGCGACGCCCTGCAGCGGCTGTGGCCCAAGTGGGGCTTCGACATCGACGGGGCGAAGGTGCTCGACCTCGGGGAGCTGTTCGGCTCCGACGCCCCCGTCGTCCTGGAGATCGGCTTCGGCATGGGCGAGGCCACCGCGCAGATGGCCGCCGCCGACCCGGACACGAACATCCTCGCCGTGGACGTGCACACCCCCGGCCAGGGCAACCTGCTCAATCTCGCGGAGCGGAACGGCCTGTCCAACATCCGGGTGGCCAACGGCGACGCCGTGATCCTGCTCCGGGAGATGCTGGCCCCGGAGAGCCTGGACGGCGCGCGCGTGTACTTCCCCGACCCCTGGCCCAAGGCCCGCCACAACAAGCGGCGCCTGATCCAGCCGGAGTTCCTGACGCTGCTCGCGCCCCGCCTCAAGCCCGGCGCGGTCCTGCACTGCGCCACGGACTGGGAGCCGTACGCGGAGCACATGCTTGAGGTGCTCGGCGCGCACCCCGACTTCGAGAACACCCGGGCGGACGGCGGGTACGCGCCGCGTCCCGACTTCCGGCCGCTCACCCGCTTCGAGGGCCAGGGCCTGCGGAAGGGGCACGTGGTGAACGACCTGCTGTTCCGCCGGGCCGCCACGCTCGCCCAAGGCTGA
- a CDS encoding TetR/AcrR family transcriptional regulator: MGLRESKKQETRQLISDCATRLFIEQGFEQTTITEIAAAARVAKKTVTNYFPRKEDLALDHHEAFTQGLASVVAGREPGEEPLAALRRTFRAALLEHSPVVGFTGPAFARMVADSPTLSARLRELHEQREEALAAALADAALADAAPTDATPTGATSDPAPAIAPRAAAALIAAADRLLFRRIQELTLAGYSNDRIEAALLPEADHLRALLAAALGGAPS, from the coding sequence ATGGGGCTCCGCGAGTCCAAGAAGCAGGAGACCAGGCAGCTGATCTCCGACTGCGCCACGAGGCTCTTCATCGAGCAGGGCTTCGAGCAGACGACGATCACCGAGATCGCGGCAGCGGCCCGCGTCGCCAAGAAGACGGTCACCAACTACTTCCCGCGCAAGGAAGACCTGGCCCTCGACCACCACGAGGCGTTCACCCAGGGCCTGGCCTCGGTCGTCGCCGGGCGCGAGCCCGGGGAGGAGCCGCTCGCCGCCCTGAGGAGGACGTTCCGCGCGGCGCTGCTCGAGCACAGCCCCGTCGTCGGCTTCACCGGCCCCGCGTTCGCCCGCATGGTCGCCGACAGCCCCACGCTCAGCGCCCGGCTGCGCGAACTGCACGAGCAGCGGGAGGAGGCGCTCGCCGCGGCGCTGGCCGACGCGGCGCTGGCCGACGCGGCGCCGACCGACGCGACGCCGACCGGCGCGACGTCCGATCCCGCACCGGCCATCGCGCCCCGCGCCGCCGCCGCCCTGATCGCCGCGGCGGACCGGCTGCTGTTCCGGCGCATCCAGGAACTCACCCTGGCCGGGTACTCCAACGACCGGATCGAGGCCGCGCTGCTTCCGGAGGCGGATCACCTGCGCGCCCTGCTCGCCGCGGCCCTCGGCGGGGCGCCCTCATGA
- a CDS encoding M23 family metallopeptidase, with the protein MASNRPAPEALCIPNDGLIEGADGGDGPGGSTAYAAHSEYFDPSATSAASAPAGYAGYAAQEPPASWEEWNPTADTVRPVRGKHRIHKKGGGGLARSSTVLGVGVIAAVGAGGIATAQGGKPPVSISLPDMASVADSLPGVGSLIDGDDTAEPATAAAAAPLSSAGVTGVDAERGTTDAGEALRARILQQAENQRHQADDAQRRQAEDAAVTKAAATARSQQGKAAAEAKAKAAEEKREKEEAARKKREAERLAKLAKSYTLPASSYVLTSHFGDSGSMWSSGQHTGLDFAGSSGSPLKAVHSGTITEAGWAGAYGYRTVLKLDDGTEIWYCHQSSLSVSVGQKVSTGDVIGRMGGTGNVTGVHLHLEVRTSGGGAIDPLSWLRGKGLTP; encoded by the coding sequence GTGGCGTCCAACCGGCCTGCCCCAGAAGCGCTCTGCATACCGAACGACGGTCTCATCGAGGGTGCCGACGGCGGTGACGGCCCCGGCGGATCCACCGCGTACGCCGCGCACTCCGAGTACTTCGATCCCTCCGCGACCTCCGCGGCCTCCGCGCCCGCCGGGTACGCCGGTTACGCCGCCCAGGAGCCCCCGGCTTCCTGGGAGGAGTGGAACCCCACCGCGGACACCGTCCGCCCCGTGCGCGGCAAGCACCGCATCCACAAGAAGGGCGGCGGCGGCCTCGCCCGCAGCTCCACCGTCCTCGGCGTCGGCGTCATCGCCGCGGTCGGCGCGGGTGGCATCGCCACCGCGCAGGGCGGCAAGCCGCCCGTCTCCATCTCCCTGCCGGACATGGCGTCCGTCGCGGACTCGCTGCCCGGCGTCGGCTCCCTGATCGACGGCGACGACACCGCGGAACCGGCCACCGCCGCGGCCGCGGCGCCGCTCAGCTCCGCCGGTGTCACCGGCGTCGACGCCGAGCGGGGCACCACGGACGCGGGCGAGGCCCTGCGGGCCCGCATCCTCCAGCAGGCCGAGAACCAGCGCCACCAGGCGGACGACGCGCAGCGCAGGCAGGCCGAGGACGCGGCCGTCACGAAGGCCGCCGCGACCGCCAGGAGCCAGCAGGGCAAGGCGGCAGCCGAGGCCAAGGCGAAGGCCGCCGAGGAGAAGCGCGAGAAGGAGGAGGCGGCCCGCAAGAAGCGCGAGGCCGAGCGCCTCGCGAAGCTCGCCAAGAGCTACACGCTGCCCGCCTCCTCGTACGTCCTCACCTCCCACTTCGGCGACTCCGGCTCCATGTGGTCCTCCGGCCAGCACACCGGCCTCGACTTCGCGGGATCGAGCGGCTCCCCGCTCAAGGCCGTCCACTCCGGCACCATCACGGAGGCGGGCTGGGCGGGCGCCTACGGCTACCGCACGGTCCTGAAGCTCGATGACGGCACCGAGATCTGGTACTGCCACCAGTCCTCGCTCTCCGTCAGCGTGGGCCAGAAGGTCAGCACGGGCGACGTCATCGGCCGCATGGGCGGCACGGGCAACGTCACCGGCGTACACCTCCACCTGGAGGTCAGGACCAGCGGCGGCGGGGCCATCGACCCGCTGTCCTGGCTGCGGGGCAAGGGCCTGACTCCCTGA
- a CDS encoding mannosyltransferase family protein, producing the protein MSVSSPPRPRAVASAPRRRGAPRRARWHVRWRVLGKEDADVLFLYVLTRAGLWTTAYGATWLFPPDSRTHHAASPLSAWQQWDWWHYLRIAQEGYFPGDLRPGMEGWDNREAFFPGFPFTLRAVHAVVPDWAAAGLLVSFVAGAVAVLALARIARDHVPHPDAGRRAVLFFLLSPCAVFLAAGYTEALFLAFALPAWLAARRRAWPLAATLAALATTVRVSGLFLAAALAVHFLTTVRAHRDGRALPWLLLPALPPLAYSWYLKSRTGDWMAWKHAEERGWYRDFHTPWEAWRNTWEAAFHHTTSTGYAIEFQAELLAMVLGLVLTGFLLFRRRWAEAAYTGLALVALGTSYWYMSLPRATLLWWPLWIVLASWSLRAPRVRTAYVCLVAPLMTLCALTFLTGRWAG; encoded by the coding sequence TTGTCCGTTTCCTCGCCGCCCCGGCCCCGGGCGGTCGCCTCCGCTCCCCGGCGGCGCGGCGCCCCGCGGCGCGCCCGGTGGCACGTCCGGTGGCGCGTCCTCGGCAAGGAGGACGCGGACGTCCTCTTCCTCTACGTCCTCACGCGCGCGGGCCTGTGGACGACGGCGTACGGCGCCACCTGGCTGTTCCCGCCCGACTCCCGCACCCACCACGCCGCGTCCCCGCTGTCCGCCTGGCAGCAGTGGGACTGGTGGCACTACCTGCGCATAGCCCAGGAGGGCTACTTCCCCGGCGACCTGCGCCCCGGGATGGAGGGCTGGGACAACCGGGAGGCCTTCTTCCCGGGCTTCCCGTTCACCCTGCGCGCCGTCCACGCCGTCGTACCGGACTGGGCGGCGGCGGGGCTGCTCGTCTCCTTCGTGGCCGGGGCGGTCGCGGTCCTGGCCCTGGCCCGCATCGCCCGCGACCACGTCCCCCATCCGGACGCGGGCCGCCGGGCCGTCCTGTTCTTCCTCCTGTCGCCGTGCGCGGTCTTCCTCGCGGCGGGCTACACCGAGGCGCTTTTCCTCGCCTTCGCCCTGCCCGCGTGGCTGGCAGCGCGGCGCCGCGCCTGGCCGCTCGCGGCGACGCTCGCCGCGCTCGCGACCACGGTCCGGGTGAGCGGCCTGTTTCTCGCCGCCGCCCTCGCGGTCCACTTCCTGACCACGGTCCGCGCCCACCGCGACGGCCGCGCCCTGCCCTGGCTGCTCCTTCCCGCGCTGCCGCCGCTGGCGTACAGCTGGTACCTCAAGTCCCGTACCGGCGACTGGATGGCGTGGAAGCACGCCGAGGAGCGCGGCTGGTACCGCGACTTCCACACGCCGTGGGAGGCCTGGCGCAACACCTGGGAAGCGGCCTTCCACCACACCACGTCCACCGGCTACGCCATCGAGTTCCAGGCCGAGTTGCTCGCCATGGTCCTCGGCCTGGTGCTCACCGGCTTCCTCCTCTTCCGCCGCCGCTGGGCGGAGGCGGCGTACACGGGCCTGGCCCTCGTGGCCCTCGGCACGTCGTACTGGTACATGTCCCTCCCGCGCGCCACCCTCCTGTGGTGGCCGCTGTGGATCGTCCTCGCCTCCTGGAGCCTGCGCGCACCGCGCGTCCGTACGGCGTACGTCTGTCTGGTGGCGCCCCTCATGACCCTCTGCGCGCTGACGTTCCTGACGGGCCGCTGGGCGGGCTGA
- a CDS encoding aldo/keto reductase, whose translation MTILRPLGSSDLEVFPLALGGNVFGWTADRDQSFAVLDAYAAAGGNFIDTADAYTFWVPGNKGGESETVLGQWMAARGNRDDVVVATKVGALPEYKGLSASTIKAAAEESLRRLGTDYIDLYYTHYDDPSVPVEEFITALDELVRSGKVRAIAASNITAERLQESLDFSDREGLVRYVALQPHYNLVSRDTYEGPLQEIASRSGLAAVPYFGLASGFLTGKYRPGTEVESARAEKAGEYLATERGRRVLAALDEVAKAHDAEVATVALAWLAARPTVAAPIASARTLEQLPALLAVADLELTGAELAALTAASA comes from the coding sequence ATGACCATTCTTCGCCCTCTGGGCTCGTCCGACCTCGAAGTCTTCCCGCTCGCCCTCGGCGGCAACGTCTTCGGCTGGACCGCCGACCGGGACCAGTCCTTCGCCGTCCTCGATGCCTACGCCGCCGCGGGCGGCAACTTCATAGACACCGCCGACGCCTACACGTTCTGGGTGCCCGGCAACAAGGGCGGCGAGTCCGAGACCGTCCTCGGGCAGTGGATGGCCGCGCGCGGCAACCGGGACGACGTCGTGGTCGCCACCAAGGTCGGCGCGCTGCCCGAGTACAAGGGCCTGTCCGCGAGCACCATCAAGGCCGCGGCCGAGGAGTCGCTGCGCCGCCTCGGCACCGACTACATCGACCTGTACTACACGCACTACGACGACCCGTCCGTGCCCGTCGAGGAGTTCATCACCGCCCTCGACGAGCTGGTGCGGTCCGGCAAGGTGCGCGCGATCGCCGCGTCGAACATCACCGCCGAACGCCTCCAGGAGTCCCTGGACTTCTCCGACCGCGAGGGCCTCGTGCGGTACGTGGCGCTCCAGCCGCACTACAACCTCGTCTCGCGCGACACCTACGAGGGCCCGCTCCAGGAGATCGCGTCGCGCTCCGGGCTCGCCGCCGTCCCGTACTTCGGGCTCGCCTCCGGCTTCCTGACCGGCAAGTACCGCCCCGGCACCGAGGTCGAGAGCGCCCGCGCGGAGAAGGCGGGCGAGTACCTGGCCACCGAGCGCGGCCGCCGCGTCCTGGCCGCCCTCGACGAGGTGGCGAAGGCACACGACGCCGAGGTCGCCACGGTCGCCCTCGCCTGGCTCGCCGCCCGGCCGACCGTGGCGGCGCCGATCGCATCGGCCCGCACCCTCGAGCAGCTCCCGGCGCTCCTCGCGGTGGCCGACCTGGAGCTGACCGGGGCGGAGCTCGCGGCGCTCACGGCGGCCTCGGCCTGA
- a CDS encoding alginate lyase family protein — translation MAAQAQPGARSLGPRAGIRGRRIRVAVVALLLALTAPACGGSDEPGDAATGPARRADLPFTHPGVLVSKAQLDRVRAHVAAREQPWLKAYEQLRASKYAAADYRPKPYAVVACPPGDEPGRGCVEEREDALAAYTQALLYNITGDRAHAVKATGIMDAWARVVTRHTEANAGLQTAWAATSWARAAEAVRYTYDGWADGDLLRFERMLRNAYLPQVVAGSVESNGNWDLVMADAVIGMAVFLDDHAAFEEAVRHFRGRVPAYFYLKSDGALPVAPKGSELDTADELSRYWFGQRRFADGLAQETCRNFKHAGYSLAATAHIAETAWHQGVDLYGEVKDRLRAAFEFHSGYQLGATAPGWLCGGRLQRDLGPDTEVGLNHLRGRLGMELPHTRKLTLERRPEGTDDLFVAWETLTHAENT, via the coding sequence ATGGCGGCTCAGGCACAACCAGGGGCCCGGTCCCTCGGGCCCCGCGCGGGCATACGCGGCCGCCGCATCCGCGTGGCGGTGGTCGCCCTGCTCCTCGCCCTCACCGCCCCCGCCTGCGGCGGCTCCGACGAGCCCGGTGACGCGGCCACCGGCCCGGCCCGCAGAGCCGATCTGCCCTTCACCCACCCGGGCGTGCTCGTCAGCAAGGCCCAGCTCGACCGGGTGCGCGCCCACGTCGCGGCCCGCGAGCAGCCCTGGCTCAAGGCGTACGAGCAACTGCGCGCCAGCAAGTACGCGGCCGCCGACTACCGCCCCAAGCCGTACGCCGTGGTCGCCTGTCCGCCGGGCGACGAGCCGGGCCGGGGCTGCGTGGAGGAGCGCGAGGACGCCCTGGCCGCGTACACCCAGGCGCTGCTCTACAACATCACCGGCGACCGCGCCCACGCCGTGAAGGCCACCGGGATCATGGACGCCTGGGCCCGCGTGGTCACCCGGCACACGGAGGCCAACGCTGGGCTCCAGACCGCCTGGGCCGCCACCTCCTGGGCCCGCGCGGCCGAGGCCGTGCGCTACACGTACGACGGCTGGGCCGACGGCGACCTGCTGCGCTTCGAGCGGATGCTCCGCAACGCCTATCTGCCCCAGGTCGTGGCCGGCTCGGTCGAGTCCAACGGCAACTGGGACCTGGTCATGGCCGACGCCGTCATCGGCATGGCGGTCTTCCTCGACGACCACGCGGCCTTCGAGGAGGCGGTGCGCCACTTCCGCGGCCGCGTGCCCGCGTACTTCTATCTGAAGTCCGACGGGGCGCTGCCCGTGGCGCCCAAGGGCAGCGAGCTCGACACGGCGGACGAGCTGAGCCGGTACTGGTTCGGGCAGCGGCGGTTCGCGGACGGGCTCGCGCAGGAGACCTGCCGCAACTTCAAGCACGCCGGGTACTCCCTCGCCGCCACCGCCCACATCGCAGAGACCGCCTGGCACCAGGGCGTCGACCTGTACGGCGAGGTCAAGGACCGGCTGCGGGCCGCGTTCGAGTTCCACTCCGGCTACCAGCTCGGCGCCACCGCGCCCGGCTGGCTGTGCGGCGGCAGGCTCCAGCGCGACCTCGGGCCCGACACGGAGGTCGGCCTGAACCATCTGCGCGGGCGCCTCGGCATGGAGCTGCCGCACACCCGGAAGCTCACCCTGGAGCGGCGCCCGGAGGGCACCGACGACCTCTTCGTGGCGTGGGAGACGCTGACGCACGCGGAGAACACATGA
- a CDS encoding PP2C family protein-serine/threonine phosphatase, with protein MSAEGPGLPRERALARVLPPLLLVVGVVFDALTPPQFTASPLFAAAPLIAAPFYSLATTVATAAVSCVAVLALRIDNHSGVDVQVVTSFVTMLTVGALAVVINRVVRRGDVRLASARSIAEAAQRAVLPQPDPRIGGLDVAARYEAAQAGAFIGGDLYAVQDTPHGVRLVVGDVRGKGMGAVAAVAVVIGAFREAAEQEATLEAVAQRLERALAREGTRRDGLDAFEGFTTAVLAEIPRGDGTVRLVNRGHPEPLLLRADGRLCVLSPAEPALPLGMGDLGAWPDRADETDFPPGSTLLLYTDGLSEARDARGVFYDPAIRLGGRVFSGADAPDALLSTLVAEVLDHTGGGANDDMALLAVRRPVTPSD; from the coding sequence ATGTCCGCTGAGGGTCCCGGCCTCCCCCGTGAGCGGGCCCTCGCCCGGGTGCTGCCCCCGCTCCTGCTCGTGGTCGGGGTCGTCTTCGACGCGCTCACGCCGCCCCAGTTCACCGCGTCCCCGCTGTTCGCCGCCGCGCCCCTGATCGCGGCCCCGTTCTACTCGCTCGCCACCACCGTGGCGACGGCCGCCGTGTCCTGCGTGGCCGTGCTCGCCCTGCGCATCGACAACCACTCGGGCGTGGACGTCCAGGTCGTCACCTCCTTCGTCACCATGCTCACCGTCGGCGCCCTCGCCGTCGTCATCAACCGCGTCGTCCGCCGCGGCGACGTCCGCCTCGCCTCCGCGCGCTCCATCGCCGAGGCCGCGCAGCGGGCCGTGCTTCCGCAGCCGGACCCGCGCATCGGCGGTCTCGACGTCGCCGCCCGGTACGAGGCCGCGCAGGCGGGCGCCTTCATCGGCGGCGACCTGTACGCGGTGCAGGACACCCCGCACGGCGTCCGGCTCGTCGTCGGCGACGTACGCGGCAAGGGCATGGGCGCGGTGGCCGCCGTCGCCGTCGTCATCGGCGCCTTCCGCGAGGCGGCCGAGCAGGAGGCCACCCTGGAGGCCGTGGCGCAGCGCCTGGAGCGGGCGCTCGCGCGCGAGGGCACGCGGCGTGACGGGCTCGACGCCTTCGAAGGGTTCACCACGGCGGTCCTCGCGGAGATCCCGCGCGGCGACGGGACCGTACGGCTCGTCAACCGCGGCCACCCCGAGCCGCTCCTGCTGCGCGCCGACGGGCGCCTGTGCGTGCTCTCGCCCGCCGAACCCGCCCTGCCGCTGGGCATGGGCGACCTCGGCGCATGGCCCGACCGCGCGGACGAGACCGACTTCCCGCCGGGCTCCACGCTGCTGCTCTACACCGACGGGCTCAGCGAGGCCCGGGACGCGCGGGGCGTCTTCTACGACCCCGCGATCCGGCTCGGCGGCCGCGTCTTCTCGGGCGCGGACGCCCCCGACGCGCTCCTGTCCACCCTCGTCGCCGAGGTCCTCGACCACACCGGCGGCGGCGCCAACGACGACATGGCGCTTCTCGCCGTACGCCGCCCCGTCACGCCCAGTGACTGA
- the lhgO gene encoding L-2-hydroxyglutarate oxidase: MGRGAVAYDCDVLVVGGGIVGLSVAHALTRAAPGTRVTVLEKEAGPARHQTGRNSGVIHSGIYYRPGSLKARFAVRGAAEMVKFCAEYGIAHEVTGKLIVATDRAELPRLHSLVQRGRENGIPVRELGPAQIAEYEPDVRGIAAIHVGTTGICDYGAVAEHLAHASGAEVRYDAEIVHVDRRPGLGVAVRTARGDVLRGKVLVNCAGLHCDRIARMTGDEPDMRIVPFRGEYFTLARPELVRGLVYPVPDPAFPFLGVHLTRGVDGGVHVGPNAVPALAREGYDWSVVRPRELAATLAWPGSWQIARRHWRYGAGELRRSLSKEAFTEAVRRLLPGVRADDLVPAAAGVRAQAVLRDGTLVDDFLIKEGARAVHVLNAPSPAATASLPIGREVARRVLATLG, encoded by the coding sequence ATGGGTCGGGGTGCCGTGGCGTATGACTGTGACGTGCTCGTCGTCGGGGGCGGGATCGTCGGGCTCTCGGTCGCCCATGCCCTCACCCGTGCCGCGCCCGGCACCCGGGTGACCGTCCTGGAGAAGGAGGCGGGCCCCGCCCGGCACCAGACCGGGCGGAACAGCGGCGTGATCCACAGCGGGATCTACTACCGCCCCGGCTCCCTGAAGGCGCGCTTCGCCGTCCGCGGCGCCGCCGAGATGGTCAAGTTCTGCGCCGAGTACGGCATCGCGCACGAGGTCACCGGCAAGCTCATCGTCGCCACCGACCGCGCCGAGCTGCCACGCCTGCACTCCCTCGTCCAGCGCGGCCGGGAGAACGGCATCCCGGTCCGCGAGCTCGGCCCCGCCCAGATCGCGGAGTACGAACCGGACGTGCGCGGCATCGCCGCCATCCACGTCGGCACCACCGGGATCTGCGACTACGGCGCGGTCGCCGAGCACCTCGCCCACGCCTCGGGCGCCGAGGTGCGGTACGACGCGGAGATCGTCCACGTCGACCGCCGCCCCGGCCTCGGCGTCGCCGTGCGCACCGCGCGCGGGGACGTCCTGCGCGGCAAGGTCCTGGTCAACTGCGCCGGGCTGCACTGCGACCGGATCGCCCGCATGACCGGCGACGAGCCCGACATGCGGATCGTGCCCTTCCGGGGGGAGTACTTCACCCTCGCCCGGCCCGAGCTCGTGCGCGGGCTCGTGTATCCCGTGCCCGACCCGGCCTTCCCCTTCCTCGGCGTGCACCTCACGCGCGGCGTCGACGGCGGCGTCCACGTCGGACCGAACGCGGTGCCCGCACTGGCCCGCGAGGGGTACGACTGGTCGGTGGTGCGCCCCCGCGAGCTGGCCGCGACGCTCGCCTGGCCGGGCTCCTGGCAGATCGCCCGGCGCCACTGGCGGTACGGGGCGGGGGAGCTGCGCCGCTCGCTGTCCAAGGAGGCGTTCACCGAGGCCGTGCGGCGGCTGCTGCCCGGCGTGCGCGCGGACGACCTGGTGCCCGCGGCGGCGGGCGTGCGCGCCCAGGCCGTGCTGCGGGACGGCACGCTCGTCGACGACTTCCTGATCAAGGAGGGAGCCCGGGCCGTGCACGTGCTGAACGCGCCCTCGCCCGCGGCCACCGCCTCGCTGCCCATCGGCCGGGAGGTCGCCCGCCGGGTGCTCGCCACGCTCGGCTGA
- a CDS encoding PrsW family intramembrane metalloprotease, translating to MATSPALPSHPTPPGGPAGCAGAPGPRHPHWWQRGAIRATGLVILLALSGLVILALVREQTGTEGFLVGLGLATLPVPLLIAAFRWLDRVAPGPWRNLLFAFSWGACAAALIAIVANSFATRWIATATADPTSADTLGATVIAPVVEETAKAAAVLLVFLFRRADFTGVVDGFVIAGVTATGFAFTENILYLGNAFGTDQLSGESGLASVTAATFFVRVVMSPFAHPLFTVLTGIGFGTAAVTAEHRTARRTLLPCAGLLLAMGLHAFWNGSAGFGEYGFFVVYAAFMLPVFGLLTWLAVWLRQRELRLVRDELPVYVAAGWFTAPEPHALGSMPARTLARDYAAFHLGKPAGRTVVEYETCATLLALLRHRARHGRSCADFVARERELLEALWERRAVAAPALGYAARATAPVLVPLPHAAYGPVGAYGPVLPPCHNPYRP from the coding sequence GTGGCCACCAGCCCCGCACTCCCGAGCCACCCGACGCCGCCCGGCGGGCCCGCCGGGTGCGCCGGAGCACCCGGACCCCGGCATCCGCACTGGTGGCAGCGCGGAGCCATCCGGGCCACGGGGCTCGTCATCCTCCTCGCGCTCTCCGGCCTGGTGATCCTCGCCCTGGTGCGCGAGCAGACCGGCACCGAGGGCTTCCTGGTGGGGCTCGGCCTCGCCACGCTCCCCGTTCCCCTGCTGATCGCCGCGTTCCGCTGGCTGGACCGGGTGGCGCCGGGCCCCTGGCGGAACCTGCTGTTCGCCTTCTCCTGGGGAGCCTGCGCGGCCGCGCTCATCGCCATCGTGGCGAACAGCTTCGCGACCCGCTGGATAGCCACCGCGACGGCCGACCCGACCAGCGCGGACACCCTCGGCGCGACCGTCATAGCCCCCGTCGTCGAGGAGACGGCGAAGGCCGCGGCCGTGCTGCTCGTCTTCCTGTTCCGCAGAGCCGACTTCACCGGGGTCGTCGACGGGTTCGTGATAGCGGGCGTCACCGCCACCGGCTTCGCGTTCACCGAGAACATCCTCTACCTCGGCAACGCCTTCGGCACCGACCAGCTCAGCGGCGAGAGCGGTCTCGCCTCGGTGACCGCCGCGACCTTCTTCGTGCGCGTTGTCATGTCACCGTTCGCGCATCCGCTCTTCACGGTGCTCACCGGCATCGGCTTCGGCACCGCCGCCGTGACCGCCGAGCACCGCACCGCACGGCGGACGCTGCTGCCCTGTGCCGGGCTGCTCCTCGCGATGGGCCTGCACGCCTTCTGGAACGGCTCCGCGGGCTTCGGCGAGTACGGCTTCTTCGTCGTGTACGCGGCCTTCATGCTGCCGGTCTTCGGCCTTCTCACCTGGCTGGCCGTCTGGCTGCGCCAGCGCGAGCTGCGCCTGGTGCGCGATGAGCTGCCCGTGTACGTGGCCGCCGGCTGGTTCACCGCGCCCGAGCCCCACGCGCTCGGCTCCATGCCCGCCCGCACCCTCGCCCGCGACTACGCGGCCTTCCACCTGGGCAAGCCCGCGGGCCGCACCGTCGTCGAGTACGAGACGTGCGCGACCTTGCTCGCGCTGCTGCGGCACCGGGCCCGCCACGGCCGGTCCTGCGCCGACTTCGTCGCGCGCGAGCGGGAGCTCCTGGAGGCGCTGTGGGAGCGCAGGGCCGTCGCGGCGCCCGCGCTCGGGTACGCGGCGCGGGCGACGGCCCCGGTCCTGGTGCCGCTGCCGCACGCCGCGTACGGGCCCGTCGGGGCGTACGGCCCGGTGCTTCCCCCCTGCCACAACCCCTATCGGCCCTGA
- a CDS encoding SigE family RNA polymerase sigma factor produces the protein MTVEEFEEFYAQAAARLTGQLYVMLGDLHEAQDVVQEAFVKGWSRRARLDRDGRPEAWIRTVAWRLAVSRWRGLRRSASAWQRSGAPPHAEGPGPESVALVEALRELPPQQRRTLALHYMCDLTVEQIAGETGLSPGTVKTHLSRGRAALALRLTDPRTEEAHGV, from the coding sequence TTGACCGTCGAGGAGTTCGAGGAGTTCTACGCGCAAGCGGCCGCGCGGCTGACAGGTCAGCTGTACGTGATGCTCGGTGACCTGCACGAGGCGCAGGACGTCGTGCAGGAGGCGTTCGTCAAGGGCTGGAGCCGCCGGGCGCGGCTCGACCGCGACGGCCGCCCCGAGGCGTGGATCCGCACCGTCGCCTGGCGGCTCGCGGTGAGCCGGTGGCGCGGCCTGCGCCGCTCGGCGTCGGCCTGGCAGCGCAGCGGCGCGCCGCCGCACGCCGAGGGTCCTGGCCCCGAGTCGGTCGCCCTGGTCGAGGCGTTGCGCGAACTGCCGCCGCAGCAGCGCCGGACGCTCGCCCTGCACTACATGTGCGACCTCACCGTCGAGCAGATCGCGGGGGAGACAGGCCTTTCCCCCGGCACGGTCAAGACCCATCTGTCCCGCGGCCGTGCCGCGCTCGCCCTCCGTCTGACAGACCCGCGTACCGAGGAGGCCCACGGTGTCTGA